In Mesorhizobium sp. M9A.F.Ca.ET.002.03.1.2, the DNA window CGAATGACGACGCCGAACCAGAAGCCCGCGTTGCGGCCGACCTTAATGTCGCCGATCAAGCTGGCGTCGGGCGCGATCCAGTTGCTGTCCGCGTCCTCGAAGCCGGGGGCTTTTCCGTCGATCGCATAGAGCGGCATTTTTCGCCTCCGAATCGTCTCATGCTGAAAAATCAGCCGACCCTAGGAGAATGCCTGCCTCGGACGCAATGTCGAGCAGCACGACGCCCAATGCCAATGCCCAGATCGTCGCGGTGCAACCGCAAGAGATCAGCGCCGGTGCCGAAATGCGGCCTTGCCGCCAGGCGTCCAGGGCTTCATTGGCGAACATCAAGGGCCCGGCGCATGCCGTGGCGACGAGCGAGCGCAGGATGTGCGCCGGCGACACATAGGGCTCGACGAAGGCAAGCCGGCGGCCCGATATCAGTTCCATCGCCGATCCGGCCAGGCCGCACGCCGTCAGCCCAACCATAAAAGCGAAGAGTGTGTGTTCGACCGGACCCATCTTTACCTTCCATTTACCATGAAATCGCACAGTCTTGTACGATAGGGCGTGATGCAAGAGCCGCGCCACGCCACATGTGCCGCTCAGGAACGGGAACGCCCAACGGGGATATCTTGGGACAGGCCGCCGATAGGGGATCGCGATGAAGCAGGCAGCCACCGCCCACGGCCCGCAACTCACTGTGGTCGATTCCAAGCTGATGAAGCGGGTATTCTACGTGTTTTCGGCACTGGCCGTGCTTTCGGTGGCGATTAGCCTTGGCGGCAAATGGTTCGGCCGCTCGATCGCCATGGCCGGATACACCGACGACACGACGATCCACGAGGTCGTGATGGGCAACAATGTCGTCGCCGTGCCGGCCAATGTGATCCGCTTCGACCAGGCCCGGCGCGACGGCATTGCCTCGCGCCTCGACCTCTATCTGCGCTACCCCGAGATGGACGGTTACAGCGAGGCCGCCCGCGACGATTTCAACCACACTGGACCCAGCAAGGACATCATCTTCCTGTCGTTCGAACGGCAGATCATGTCGCGTGACATGAGCGGCCGCTTCGCGCCGATCTACGGCGCATTGATCGTCCAGCCCGGCACGCCCGGCCCGGGCGGCACGATGCTCTACGGCTTCACCGAAAAATCAGGCTATTTCAACGAGGTGCTGGCGGTCGGCAATCACCCCGGCAAGGACCCGTTCGTGGCCCGCTGCCTGAGCGGCCCAAGTGCTGCGGAATCGCTGGCGCCCTGCGAACGCGACATCCAGGTCGGCGACAAGCTCAGCCTCACCTACCGCTTTCCCAGGGAGTTTCTGGGAGACTGGCAGGCGCTCGACGCAGCCATCGCCGCCGAGGCTGCGCGTATGTTGAAGACAGGGCATTAGGGCGACGTGTTTGAGCAGGCTCATCCGACGCGCCTTGATGGCAAATCGCAAATGGAGAAGGTTGGCGAAAACGCCTCTCCTTTCGTCATCCGCGGGCGGCGTGGGAGCGAAGCGAACCGCGAAGACCCGAGGATCCATTCCGTGACTTTCGAGCGCCGAAGCGATGCAGAATATGCAGTGCTGGCAGCGGCTTTGCGGGGATTGCCTTCCTTGTCTTGCCGCGAAGCGGCGGAGGACAGTTCTTGACCGCTGCACTCTTCGGCAAAGGTTACGGGATCCCAGGGGTGTTCGCGACGGAGCTCCGTTCCTGCTTCCCCAGGGATGACGAAGTTGAGGAGCTTCGGCCGTTATGACAGTCCACCGAAACGATCGATAAAATCTTGGCCGCCAACAGGCATCCAACCCGTCAAATTCCCTGCGCCGCGCTACTAGCGTTCCATCCTGAAAAAGCCCGCCCCTTGGCAGGGCGGGCTGAGCCGGCGGGCCGGACTGGAGGTTAGGCGGCCTGCAAACGCTTTTCTTCTTCTACTCGAGATAGCCGAAGAGTCGACTTCTTCTATTCCAGATAGGTCGAAGGGTCGACTTTCTTTTATTCAAGATAGGTCGAAGGGTCGACCGGCGCCGAATTCTTGCGCACTTCGAAATGCAGTTTCGGCGAGTCGGTCGTGCCGCTCATGCCGGACTGCGCGATTTCCTCGCCGCGCTTGACCTTCTGGCCGCGCTGGACCTCGATCGAACGGGCGTGGCCATAGACTGTAACCAACCCGTTCTCGTGGCGCACCAGCACGGTATTGCCGAATTCCTTGAGGCCATCGCCGGCATAGATGACGACACCGTTCTCGGCCGCCTTGACCGCCGTTCCTTCCGGCACAGCGATGTCGACGCCATCCTTGCCGCCGCCAAAGCTGGAGATCACGCGGCCGCGCACCGGCCAGCGCATCTTGCCGATACCGGTGGCGTCAGGCGCCACCGCGTCGTCGTCCTCCGCCTGCTGGATGAGCTTCGTATCCTTCTTCGGCGGCGTGTAGGCGGCGAGTGTCTCCGACGGAGTGGTCTTCGCCGCGGGCTGGGTGGTGGCCGTCGTTACCGGATCGACCTTTGCCGGCTTGGCGCTGGCGACCGTCGCGGTTCCGCCGGTCGGCACCTTCAGGGTCTGGCCGATCTTGAGCAGACCGTCCTGCATGCCGTTCGCCTGCTTCAACGCAACCACGCCGACGCCGGTTTTCCTGGCGATGGCCGTCAGCGTATCGCCCTGCTGGACCGTGTAGGTGCCACCGGCGCCAGCCGGTTTGGGGGCTTTTCCGTCCTTCGGCTGGCTTGCTGCGGCCGATGCATCCACCTGCGCGGCGGACTTGTCCTCCTTAGGCTTCGGCTGCTGCGGCAGCACGGCCACCATCTCCGGCGCCTTGGCCGGCAAATCATGCTTGGTGTCGTTGGCAGGCTTTGCGTCGGCAAGCTTCGGCGCCGGCTTCTTGCTCGAATAGGCATAGGCCGGGATGACGAGCTTCTGGCCGGCCTTCAACCCATTGGTGGCGCTCAGCCCATTGACCTTCATAAGGGCGTCGGCGGGTACGCCGTAGCGCCGCGACAGGCCGGAAATGGTCTCGCCGTCCTTGACGACGACCTCGGTGGCACGCGGTTCGCTGCCTGCCGTCGCCACACGCGGTGCGTCGGGCTGTGCATCCTTGAACGGCTTTGCCACTGTCCCGGTCGCGGTCCGGTCGACCTGGGAGGCAGGCGCCAGCGCGGGGGCCGGCTGCGCCTGGCTGACCGGCGGCAATTGCTGCGTCGTCACCGGTTCGAGGCTTGAGCGGGTGACTGACTGGGTATGGCTGCCGTCGAGCGGCGCGGCCGAAACCGGGGCGTCGCCGGGATAAGGCTGGGCGGCGTCCTGCTTGTCTATGATGGCGCGCTGGTTGTTGGTCGAGGAGGTAAAGACGTCATCGACGCTGTTGAACCGCGCGACCTGGGAACTGCATCCCGCGGCAGTACCCGCGACCATGAGGACGGCGAAGCCACGCGCCAGATTGCGTCCGTTTGCCTTCAAAACACTGAATTGCATCGCACTTACCCGCAGATACCCGGTACAAACTGACCGCGATTAAAGCGCGTTAATGTTACTGGTCGGTTAAACCGCTAGAATCAGACGCAAATTTTCTTAAAATATTTAAAGCTGGACTTGGACGGGTGAAGTTCCAGGTCAGGCCGAGTCGGAGGCGGAGGAGAAGCGACCAGACAGGGTCGGTTGCGGCATCACCTGACTATCGACATACCCCTAAAGCGCGTCGCGCTTGAAGGATCCATGCGACGCGCTTCAAGTTATTGTTCTTATGTATGTCGTTATCCCAAAGCGCTGCGTACTTTGGGCGACATGCATCAGATGACCGCGGCTACGCTGCGCAGGATCGGCTGCAGGCGAACGAGGCCAATGTCCTCGCGTTCGAAGCGGCTGCCGACCTTGGTCAGTTTGGCCAGCACCTGCTCGCCCTCCTCGGGCCCGATCGGTGCGATGACGATGCCGCCGCTCGACAATTGGTCGAGCAGGAAGCGCGGCAGGCTGTCGAAGGCCGCCCATGCGACGATGCGGTCGAACGGCGCTTCATTCGCCAGTCCGTTGGAGCCGTCCGCCTGGCGCACGATGACATTGCCGATGGCGAGCGCCTCGAAGCGCTGTTTGGCCTGCTCGACCAGCGTCTTGTAGCGATCGATGGTGACGACCCGCACGGCAAGCCGCGACATCACCGCTGCGGTGTAGCCGGACCCGGTGCCGATCTCGAGCACGCGGTTGCCCGGCTCGATGGCAAGCGCTGCGATCACCGCGGCTTGCAGATCGGCCCCCTCGATCGCCTCCCCGCATTCGATCGGCAGCATGCGATCCGTCCAGGCGATCGAATGGAACTGAGCGGCAAGAAAACCACGCCGCGGCGTCGCCTCGAAAGCTGCGATCAGCGCCTTCGGCACTGTGCCCCTGCCACGCAGGCGAAGCAGGAATGCGGCGAAGCCTTCGCGGTCGTCGACCGTTGGACTGTGGTTCAGGGCCATGCGAGCGCCTTGGTGAGTTGATCGCGGATTTCATGAGCGGTGAGATCGAGCTGCAGCGGCGTCACCGACACCAGCCGGTTGCGCATGGCATGGAGGTCGGTGCCATGTTTGCCCTCGACAGGTTCGCGGCCGAAGCGCAGCCAATAGTAGGGAAGCCCGCGGCCGTCGCGGCGCTCGTCGACCCAAAGGCTGTGGACGAGCTTGCCTTGCGAGGTGACCACCGTGCTGGCGATCTCTTCGGGAGGGCAATTCGGAAAATTGACGTTGAGCAGCACGCCGTCCGGCAGCGGCGTGGCGACAAGCTTCTTGAGCAGCGCCGGCGCCAGCGCCTCGGTGGTCTCGTAGGGAACGACGCGATCCTCGCCGACGTAGGAATAGGCCTGGCTGAAGGCGATCGAGCGGACGCCGAGCAGCGCGCCTTCCATGGCGCCGGCGACGGTGCCCGAATAGGTGACGTCGTCGGCGATGTTGGCGCCGGAATTGACGCCGGACAGGATCAGGTCGGGCGCCGCGGGCAGGATCTTCTTCACGCCCATGATGACGCAGTCGGTCGGCGTGCCGCGCACCGCAAAATGCTTTTCGCCGATCTTCCTCAAGCGCAGCGGCTCCGAGATCGACAGCGAATGCGCGTAGCCGGACTGGTCCTGTTCCGGCGCCACCACCCAGACGTCGTCCGACAGCGTGCGGGCGATGCGTTCGAGCGATGCAAGGCCCTCGGCATGGATGCCGTCATCATTGGTCAGGAGGATGCGCATTATTTCGATTCGATCTTTTCCAGACCGCCCATGTAAGGCCGAAGCGCTTCAGGAATGGTTACGCTGGCATCCTCATTCTGGTAGTTTTCGATGACGGCAATAAGAGCGCGGCCGACGGCGGTGCCGGAGCCGTTCAGCGTGTGGACGAAGCGGTTGCCCTTGCCATCCCTGTCCTTGTAGCGGGCGTCCATTCGCCGCGCCTGGAAATCGCCGCACACCGAACACGACGAAATCTCGCGATAGGCGTTCTGGCCCGGCAGCCAGACCTCGATATCGTAGGTCTTGCGCGCGCCAAAGCCCATGTCGCCGGCGCACAGCGTCATGGTTCGGAACGGCAGGCCGAGCCGCTTCAGCACTTCCTCGGCGCACTCGGTCATCCGCTCGTGCTCGGCCAGCGACGATTCCTGATCGGTGATCGACACCAGCTCGACCTTGTAGAACTGGTGCTGGCGCAGCATGCCGCGCGTGTCACGCCCTGCCGAGCCCGCCTCCGAGCGGAAGCACGGCGTCAGCGCCGTATAGCGCAGCGGCAGCTTTTCATGCGGCGTGATGTCCTCGCGCACGAGGTTTGTAAGCGGCACTTCGGCGGTCGGGATGAGGCCGAGCCTGCCGTCCCCATGCGGGGCAAAGAACAGGTCTTCCTCGAATTTCGGCAACTGATTTGTGCCGAAAAGAACCTCGTCCCGCACCATCAGCGGCGGCTGGATTTCCTCGTAGCCGTGCTCGGTCGTGTGCAGGTCCAGCATGAACTGGCCGAGTGCGCGTTCCATCCGCGCCAGTCCGCTCTTCAGCACCGTGAAGCGCGAGCCGGACAGCTTCGCCGCCCGCTCGAAATCCATCATGCCGAGCGCTTCGCCGATCTCGAAATGCTCCTTCACCCAGTTCGGGCGCGCCGGCACCTTGCCGACGATGCGCTTAACGACATTGTCGTGCTCGTCCTTGCCGACCGGCACATCGTCGAGCGGTAAATTGGGCAGCACGGCCAAGGCGTCGTTCAGCGCCTTGTCGAGTTCGCGTTCGCGCGCCTCGCCATTCTGGATGAAGGCCTTGATCTCGCCGACCTCGACCTTCAGCCTTTCGGCAAGGGCGGCGTCGCCCGAACGCATGGCGTTGCCGATCTCTTTCGACGCGGCGTTGCGGCGCTCCTGCCTGGTCTGCAGCTCGGTCAGATGTTCACGCCGCGCCTCGTCCCTGGCGATCAGATCATCGACTGTAGACTGCGCGTCAGCACCGGACCACGAGCGCTTCTTGAGCGCCTCGACAAGGGCCTTCGGGTTGTCGCGAATCCATTTGATGTCAAGCATGGTCTTGAACGCTCCTGAGCTAGGCCAGAGGGCGTAAACCGCATCCTTGATCGATGCAAGACGT includes these proteins:
- a CDS encoding peptidoglycan DD-metalloendopeptidase family protein, producing the protein MQFSVLKANGRNLARGFAVLMVAGTAAGCSSQVARFNSVDDVFTSSTNNQRAIIDKQDAAQPYPGDAPVSAAPLDGSHTQSVTRSSLEPVTTQQLPPVSQAQPAPALAPASQVDRTATGTVAKPFKDAQPDAPRVATAGSEPRATEVVVKDGETISGLSRRYGVPADALMKVNGLSATNGLKAGQKLVIPAYAYSSKKPAPKLADAKPANDTKHDLPAKAPEMVAVLPQQPKPKEDKSAAQVDASAAASQPKDGKAPKPAGAGGTYTVQQGDTLTAIARKTGVGVVALKQANGMQDGLLKIGQTLKVPTGGTATVASAKPAKVDPVTTATTQPAAKTTPSETLAAYTPPKKDTKLIQQAEDDDAVAPDATGIGKMRWPVRGRVISSFGGGKDGVDIAVPEGTAVKAAENGVVIYAGDGLKEFGNTVLVRHENGLVTVYGHARSIEVQRGQKVKRGEEIAQSGMSGTTDSPKLHFEVRKNSAPVDPSTYLE
- a CDS encoding protein-L-isoaspartate(D-aspartate) O-methyltransferase, which encodes MALNHSPTVDDREGFAAFLLRLRGRGTVPKALIAAFEATPRRGFLAAQFHSIAWTDRMLPIECGEAIEGADLQAAVIAALAIEPGNRVLEIGTGSGYTAAVMSRLAVRVVTIDRYKTLVEQAKQRFEALAIGNVIVRQADGSNGLANEAPFDRIVAWAAFDSLPRFLLDQLSSGGIVIAPIGPEEGEQVLAKLTKVGSRFEREDIGLVRLQPILRSVAAVI
- the surE gene encoding 5'/3'-nucleotidase SurE; the protein is MRILLTNDDGIHAEGLASLERIARTLSDDVWVVAPEQDQSGYAHSLSISEPLRLRKIGEKHFAVRGTPTDCVIMGVKKILPAAPDLILSGVNSGANIADDVTYSGTVAGAMEGALLGVRSIAFSQAYSYVGEDRVVPYETTEALAPALLKKLVATPLPDGVLLNVNFPNCPPEEIASTVVTSQGKLVHSLWVDERRDGRGLPYYWLRFGREPVEGKHGTDLHAMRNRLVSVTPLQLDLTAHEIRDQLTKALAWP
- the serS gene encoding serine--tRNA ligase; protein product: MLDIKWIRDNPKALVEALKKRSWSGADAQSTVDDLIARDEARREHLTELQTRQERRNAASKEIGNAMRSGDAALAERLKVEVGEIKAFIQNGEARERELDKALNDALAVLPNLPLDDVPVGKDEHDNVVKRIVGKVPARPNWVKEHFEIGEALGMMDFERAAKLSGSRFTVLKSGLARMERALGQFMLDLHTTEHGYEEIQPPLMVRDEVLFGTNQLPKFEEDLFFAPHGDGRLGLIPTAEVPLTNLVREDITPHEKLPLRYTALTPCFRSEAGSAGRDTRGMLRQHQFYKVELVSITDQESSLAEHERMTECAEEVLKRLGLPFRTMTLCAGDMGFGARKTYDIEVWLPGQNAYREISSCSVCGDFQARRMDARYKDRDGKGNRFVHTLNGSGTAVGRALIAVIENYQNEDASVTIPEALRPYMGGLEKIESK